From Chryseotalea sp. WA131a:
TTCCTCATATGTCAGACCGTTATCACTACTTTTATTCCGCTTAAGGTCGATAAATGTTGCATTCCATGAAACATTATTACTGTCATCCGAGTAAAATGAAAAGGCGGAGGTATTTCTACTGACCGCCTTTTTTATGATGTTTAAGTTACCAAGCCAAAACATCATGGACAAAAATATCAAATTATCAGGTCAGCCCATTCTGTGTCAACTGTTTTCTTTCATCCCTGACCATTTGATCGAACAGTCCGTGGCCATGCATAAATCCGATCATTATTATAAGACCATGACCACACGCAAGCAGTTGGCCTTTATTTTATATGGTGTAATAACGCGCTGTCATTCCCTTCAGGGCTTGTGTAAGAGTTTACTTTTTCTGGACAACAAACTCCTTTACATCGGCATTGATAAACTTCCCCCACCCAGTACGCTTAGTGATGCTAATATCAATCGTAACAGCGAGGTATTCGGAGAACTTTATGGGCTGCTTTACAAGCAGTACAAGAGGTATTTGTCGGACAGCTGTTTTTCACTGCCCATTAATGGAGAGGTGGACGCTGCCCAGGTAAAACTTTTTGATGCCACCACTATCACGCTATTCGTGGATGTGTTCAAAGGGGTGGGGCGCAACCCATTAAATGGCAAGCGTAAAGGCGGCCTCAAAGTGCAGGCGCAAATGCCCCTGTCGGGTTTTGTGCCGGATTTAATCACCATAACGGAAGGGGGTCGCAACGATAAGAATTTCCTCGGACAGCCCGCCCCCGCCCCGGGCACGATTTACGTCTTTGACAAAGGCTATGTCAACTTTTCGGTTTTTGATCAATGGACACAACAGGGGATCTATTTTGTTACACGCCTCAACGATAACGCGGTGTATGATGTGGTAGAGCCCAAGGTTTATGATATAGAAGAATTTGCAGGGGGTGGTGTGATCAGGGATGAAATTATCCATCTCAGACTCCCAGATCGTAACCAATGCTTTAAAGCGCGGCTGATCACCTACAAAGACCCACTGACAGGTCATGTGCTGAAGTTTTTATCCAATATGTTCCTCTATCAAGCCATCACCATCACCTTACTTTACAAAAACCGTTGGGGCATGGAGGTATTGTTCAAACGCCTCAAGCAAAATTTTGAGCTCAGTTATTTTTACTCGGACAGCTCAGAAGGAATCAAAACTCAATTGTGGATTGCCCTGATAGCGCACCTGCTTTTTACTGTTATCCATAAGCAAGTGAAAGAATGTGAACAGTTTATGACCATGGTCAGCATGGCTTCAAACAATTTAGGTTCCTACATCTGTTTTGTATCCATGTTATCCATGCGAAATAAATTATCGGCCCCCCAGCGTGAGGTTAATAAAATCCAGCTTGATATGTTTGTGGCTATTAAGGGGGGGTGTTTTTCAAAGCATAGAAAAATCCCCTTAATTTTAACCTATTGACCCTTTATAACACTTACTGAAAATTGGTCGGATGACAGTAAAACATTATTATCTTTTAAATAATTTTCAAACCATCTTTCACCAGCTAGTTCTGACGCCTTTGAATAAAAAATAGAATTAACATCCAAGTCTTGAAAGAAGTTCTTTTGAGCCTTTGTAATCTTAGCCGTATCAGCTAATGCGTTTCTAAAAAGGTCAGCAATCTTTATTCTTTCTAATTCTTCTGGACCAAATATAGAAGCTGACGCAGAAAGCCATGCTCCAAGCGTGTTGTCGTACTTTTCTATTCCAAATAGGAAAACATCCATATTTTTGTTTTCATCTATTTTCAATCTTATCAAAGCTCTTTTTTGTGCAAATAGCGCTGAGTAATTGTAGAATGTACTTATCAACTCACCGTTGAAAAAATCAAAAGATGCAATAGAAATTGTGTTACCAAAAAGTACTTTCGCAATAGGGAAGGCTGTTTCTGGAGTAGCGTTTTCAACGGCCTTATAGGTTGGAGTTGGCTTTTTCTGCTTCTTTTGAGCAAATAAATTGCTTGCAAGAAAGAGACCCACTAAAAAAAATACCAAATAAAAAAGATAACAACGTCTCATATAGATTTATTTATGGTTTAATTATGTAATTCTGTCAAAAGTATCTATTTATTTAGTCGTTCAAAACATGGCATGCAACGTGAGTATTTGCGTTCGAGCGGGGCTTCCGAAGCCGCGTCCTGTCCCCGACACCGAACGCATTAAAGATACGAAAACGTTGGATTACGCGTCAACCCCGCTTGACGCAAATACATTGTTGTGTGGCGTTTTCATCCACTCTTTATTTTCGTCAGCTTGTCCAACGTCTCTTTACCAGTTCTTACAAGTCCAACGGTTTTGTGTCGGTTAAACTGTGGGTCAGTTATTTTTGCTATTTCCAGCGCTTTGTCCGCGTACTGCCTTGCTTCATCTGTTTTCCCCAGTTTGTCACATAGGTCTGCAATTACTCTTGCGTAGAAAAATCTTTCGTCATTCAGGGAGAGACTGCCCCCGGTTTTTTCAAAGTCAACCGTTAATAACTTGTAAGCCGCGTCAAATTTGTCCCGCTGGTCTGATTCTAAGATAGTTTCAACCAACTTTATGTCCGCAACTCCACTTGTCCCACCTCTGTTACTTATTTTATAATGGTCCGCGACTTGTCGGTAATAGTTTTCTGCTCTTTCGTAGTCACCATTTGTAAAAAAGTAGTCTCCGAGTTGTTCTTTGCCGAATATGGTTGAGAAGTCCTCAGATGGAAAGTCTTTTATTAATCTTTCCATTAACTCAAGTCCAACGGTTTGCAATTTCTTGTCTGTCGAGCCTAATAAGTAACTCGCTTGAATTCTTAAGTACTGTGCTTTGTGATAAGCTCCTCTCGAACGTTTGAGTTTGGTCTCAAATAACCCACTGGTCTCCCTGTCCCAATTTGTATTTCTGTACCAGTCGTCTTGTCCCATAGTTTATGTTGTCCCGAAAATGCCACACAACGTGAGTATTTGCGTTCGAGCGGGGCTTCCGAAGCCACGCCTTGTCCCCGACAACGAACGCATTAAAGATACGAAACGTTGGACTACGCGTCAACCCCGCTTGACGCAAATACAGTGTTAGCGCCTGTATTTTCTACGGCTTTCTATAAAAGTCAGTCAAGGAATTTGAGTATAAGCAATAGTCAATTTTACTCGACACTTCAAACAGTCCAGGATTCTTGGCTCCTATGGGAACTAACATTAATTTGGCCTTCTCTTTAACTTTTAGTCTTTCGTTTACCGGTTCGATTCTGTTGTCGAACGATATGTCAAAATAATACAAGTATTCGTTTATGAAACCTAGATACTTTTTAGACGACTTTGATTTTAGTGTACCATTATTGTCGACCAATGTAAGTTTATCACGCTTTGAAATTGCCTTTTGAAACTCCACGGCATTCAATGGCAAGTTGTCCAGTGTGGGTATTACGTTAAATTGCCCGTCTGCCATTATCCATTTGTCTAAACCAGTTAAATATGTTTCAACAACTACGTGCCCAGCTCCATATTTTCTCGTTTCCACGTCTTTTGTTTTTAAGGCAAGGACTCGCGATTTCAAGCCAACTGCGTTTAATGCGGCACATAGTACATAGCTATACTCTACGCATCTAAACTGTTTACCTTGTTTAGCTTCTTTTAAAATTGTCAATGAGCAGATGTCAGTCGTCTACTAATTAGTCGTCAGCGAAATTGGGGACGCACACTCGTCCCGCAAATTGGCCATAACGTAAATATTTGCGATCGGGCGGGAATTTGGAACTGCGTCCTGTCCACGACACCAAACGCAATAAAGATAACAAAACTTTGAACCACACGTCAACCCCGCCTGGCGCAAATATATTGTTGTGGGTCGTTCGCGTCCACCGTTAACTTGTCAACGGTTGAAATTTTAAAATTCTTTGAAGCTTATTGTTAATTCGTTGTCCAAAGTCGGCATTAATCGTTGTCATTAAGTCTACTTGCTTTGCAAAAAGTTGAAGTCGAAAGTCCTCGTTTTCTTTTCTATTCTGAACCTCCCACTTTGTTGCCATCTCAAATGTCAAATTGTCGAATACCTCGTAAAGGAGTTCGTCAATGTCAAACGGCATTTTTCTAAATATTTCTTCTCCTCGCTCTCGGCATACATAATTGTAGCCATGTCCGTCAAGTTCGATAAAGGGTTTTGCAAAGTCGTTCGAGTGGTTGATTTCCGGAAGCAATTCAATGTCCCCGTTTACTTTCCTTAACTCGGTCACAAGCCTCTTTTGTAAGTCGTCAGGATTTAATGTCGGCATAGTCTAATTTGTCCAAGCGAATGACCCACAACGTTTGTGTTTCTGCAGTGGTGCGCTTCCGAAGCCGCGTCCTGTCCCACGAAACCAAACGTGGAACGAAGATAAAAACTTATAGCTTACACGTCACCGCACCATTGCAGAAACATTTTGTTGGTGGCTGTGTGGCCTTGTCCTCACTTCATTCGAAGTCTTCTCGTCCGTCCTATAGGTCTGCCATCATTAATTTTATGGAGTCAACTTATTTTCTAAACATTTCTAATAATGCTCCTGCTCCTAAATATGTGTAGTATGGTATAGCAGCTAAATCAACTTTAAAGTCACCGTTATGATTAAAATATGGAAATTGTTTACCCTCCTTTCTTGCATTCGTAACATCTTTAGGACTTGCAACTCCAACTAGAAAATAGTCATATACTTGCTTTTTAGCAGGAACAACCAAGTGTTGAAAATCTTCAGAGCCCATTACTGGTGGCATGCCTTGGCAACGGGAAGGGGAGGTAGACCTTACCCGTGTGTGAAGTAAGGGAGGAGCGTAAGCTTCTCCCTTTTTTTAGTTGCTTTAGGTCCACAAAGGCCTTTTCGATCGGCCACTTCCAAGCTAAGTGATCTATTAATTTAAATGCACATCAGAAGATTCTCTGTTATCTTTTTCGTTTGATCTAATAATACCTTTTTAAATGTGGTGCTCTTGCGAGGAACTTACGGAACAAAGTTCACTAATAGATAAACAGAGAAAATAACCAGGAGTACGATGCCTTGCAAAATTGTTGTTTTACCAGTGCTAAGCGAAAGCACAATAATAAAAAGTGAAAGTAAAAAAAGTACCATCATTTCAGAACTCAAGCCTAGTGAAATGGGAATCCCTGTAGCAATTGAAATGAATGAAACAGTCGGTAAAGTAAGTCCAATCGTTGCTAAAGAAGAACCAAGCGACAGGTTAAGGCCTTGCTGTAGTTGATTTTTTCTGGCCGCATTAACAGCCGAAATTCCTTCCGGTAAAAGGATGATGCTTGCGATAAGAATGCCAACTATTTCTCTTGGCGCTCCAATCTCCTCAATAAATGATTCTAACGGATGTGCCATTGATTCAGCCAGCAAAACAATAACGACCAAAAAGATCACAAGCAATAACGCACTTGTAATCGTTTCCTTTTTTGAAGGAAATAAATCTTCTGATTCTATCGCCTCATCATCGGAAATAAAGTCATCCTTGTGCCTGATGGTTTGAACAAACAAAAAGCTCCCATAAAGAATTAGTGTTACGAATGCAACAAACGCTAATTGCTCTGTGCTATAAAAGGGTCCTGTGACGGCAAGTGTAAAGTTTGGTAAAATCAGCGTTAAAACCGAGATAGCAACCAGCACTGTTATGGCAGCCTTTGCTCCATCTATCGAGAATGTTTGGTTCTTAAATTTAATTCCTCCAATTAAAATCACAAGGCCTACCATGCCTGTCAGAATGATCATTACCGTTGCAAAAACGGTATCGCGCGCAAGCATTGATGAATCAGCTCCTGCTTCGAACATCAGTGAGACTATAATGGAAACTTCAATTAAGGTGACTGCTAAAGCCAAGATCAGGGCGCCATAAGGTTCACCAACTTTTTTTGCAACAACCTCCGCATGATGAACAGCATTTAATACGCCAACAATCAGCGCCAAAAAGGAGAGAATATAGAACGGAACCCAGTGGACAATCTCACCAATAATAAAAACACCCCAGACCAAAACTGGTACCAGAAAGGTCCACACGGAAAAACCGTAAATATTGTTGGCATTCTTGGAGAGCTGACTCATTGTTTTTGCTTCTTTAATTTACAGATGCTGCTAATGTATTGTACGGCCTAACGTTGAGGCTACGCTAATCGGAAAAATAATTCATTTCTTAAACGCTTCCAACACCATTGCTGTTCCAACAGCTGTTCCTAAAGGAATAGCGGAAAGATCTACTATGAAATTACCATTGTGATTGCTGAACGGGAATAGCTTTCCATCCTTTTGTGCTTGGGCAAATAACTCCGGAGGCGCAACGCCAATAAGCATGTAGTCATAAGGCACATTCGGATAATCTCTAACCAATACGTGAAAATCTTCCGAACCCATCACCGGTGGAAGTGGCAAGTTCTTGCCTGGGCCGAATATCTTTTCCAGAGCGATGTTCATTTTCTCCACCAGCTTCTTGTCATTATTTAGCGGACCCAATTTTTGCTTCTGTTTAAATGTGGGGTACAAATTCTTTGGCAATCCATTGGCTACAGCAATACCCTCATTAATACGATTTATTCCATCCACCATAATAGATCTGTCCTTTTCTGAATACCATCGCAAGTTTAATTTTAGGGTTGCACTAGCTGGAATCACATTATTATCAGTGCCCGCACTTACAGCACCCACTGTTAAAACTGCAGGATGCTGTGGGTCCATATTACGGCTGATCAAGGTTTGATATTGAATGATTGCATTCGCTGCCATTACAATTGGATCCTTGGTTTGTTCGGGGGTAGATCCATGCCCGCTGATTCCATAAAAAGTAATATCAATCTGATCGGCTCCCGCCAAACGATCCCCAGGCATGTTGAGGTATAATCCAACTGCGGCAGGTCCTGTATGCATACCCAGCAAGTAATTAGGTACGGGCACACCTTTGGTGTACATCTCATCGGCCATAGCAATTGCGCCAAAGCCAGTTTCTTCCGCAGGCTGACCTATTAATACAAGTGTCCCTTTCCATTCCTTCTTTAGATTCACCATCATTTTGGCTATGCCAAGCAACCAGGTGGTGTGCGCATCGTGGCCGCACATGTGCCCCAGAGGCACCTCAATCCCTTCGGTATTCTTTGCGGTTTTTGTACTGGCGTATGACAAGCCTGTTGTTTCTTTTACTGCATTGCAATCCATATCGGCCCTCCGCATTACTATAGGTCCGTCACCATTTTTTAAAATACCGGCTACACCTGTTTTCGCAATGCCTGTTATTGTAGTGAAGCCAAGTGCTTTTAGCTCCTTGGCAACAATACCAGCCGTACGCACTTCCTCAAATGCCAATTCAGGATTTTGATGAAAGTCTTTGAAGATTTCAATCAACCTTAACCCGTCCGCGTTAGCCATTTTCTTTAATTGATCAGGAGTAGTTTGA
This genomic window contains:
- a CDS encoding IS4 family transposase; the encoded protein is MDKNIKLSGQPILCQLFSFIPDHLIEQSVAMHKSDHYYKTMTTRKQLAFILYGVITRCHSLQGLCKSLLFLDNKLLYIGIDKLPPPSTLSDANINRNSEVFGELYGLLYKQYKRYLSDSCFSLPINGEVDAAQVKLFDATTITLFVDVFKGVGRNPLNGKRKGGLKVQAQMPLSGFVPDLITITEGGRNDKNFLGQPAPAPGTIYVFDKGYVNFSVFDQWTQQGIYFVTRLNDNAVYDVVEPKVYDIEEFAGGGVIRDEIIHLRLPDRNQCFKARLITYKDPLTGHVLKFLSNMFLYQAITITLLYKNRWGMEVLFKRLKQNFELSYFYSDSSEGIKTQLWIALIAHLLFTVIHKQVKECEQFMTMVSMASNNLGSYICFVSMLSMRNKLSAPQREVNKIQLDMFVAIKGGCFSKHRKIPLILTY
- a CDS encoding ionic transporter y4hA: MSQLSKNANNIYGFSVWTFLVPVLVWGVFIIGEIVHWVPFYILSFLALIVGVLNAVHHAEVVAKKVGEPYGALILALAVTLIEVSIIVSLMFEAGADSSMLARDTVFATVMIILTGMVGLVILIGGIKFKNQTFSIDGAKAAITVLVAISVLTLILPNFTLAVTGPFYSTEQLAFVAFVTLILYGSFLFVQTIRHKDDFISDDEAIESEDLFPSKKETITSALLLVIFLVVIVLLAESMAHPLESFIEEIGAPREIVGILIASIILLPEGISAVNAARKNQLQQGLNLSLGSSLATIGLTLPTVSFISIATGIPISLGLSSEMMVLFLLSLFIIVLSLSTGKTTILQGIVLLVIFSVYLLVNFVP
- a CDS encoding amidohydrolase, which encodes MANADGLRLIEIFKDFHQNPELAFEEVRTAGIVAKELKALGFTTITGIAKTGVAGILKNGDGPIVMRRADMDCNAVKETTGLSYASTKTAKNTEGIEVPLGHMCGHDAHTTWLLGIAKMMVNLKKEWKGTLVLIGQPAEETGFGAIAMADEMYTKGVPVPNYLLGMHTGPAAVGLYLNMPGDRLAGADQIDITFYGISGHGSTPEQTKDPIVMAANAIIQYQTLISRNMDPQHPAVLTVGAVSAGTDNNVIPASATLKLNLRWYSEKDRSIMVDGINRINEGIAVANGLPKNLYPTFKQKQKLGPLNNDKKLVEKMNIALEKIFGPGKNLPLPPVMGSEDFHVLVRDYPNVPYDYMLIGVAPPELFAQAQKDGKLFPFSNHNGNFIVDLSAIPLGTAVGTAMVLEAFKK